The proteins below are encoded in one region of Puntigrus tetrazona isolate hp1 chromosome 5, ASM1883169v1, whole genome shotgun sequence:
- the LOC122345846 gene encoding uncharacterized protein LOC122345846 encodes MTLQKCLLQKYGLYYLLALLTLFMSQADGLQCYACNIVHNQRYVDVGCSSPEVITCSHSHKGFKHRFCIRTESVALGVTLTSGCATARHCHTEELPGVNIHCCDSDLCNSATRWRTTAPTLPACLLTFSLLFQRLILWTG; translated from the exons ATGACTCTCCAGAAATGCCTGCTGCAAAAATATGGACTGTATTACCTCTTGGCGCTGCTCACACTTTTCATGTCACAAG CTGACGGGCTGCAATGCTACGCCTGTAACATCGTGCATAACCAGAGGTATGTGGACGTAGGCTGTTCCAGCCCCGAAGTCATCACCTGCTCCCACTCCCACAAGGGCTTCAAGCATCGCTTCTGCATCAGAACAGAAAGTG TTGCGTTGGGAGTCACGCTGACTAGCGGCTGCGCGACAGCACGACACTGCCACACCGAGGAGCTGCCGGGAGTCAACATCCACTGCTGCGACTCGGACCTGTGCAACAGCGCCACCCGCTGGCGGACCACCGCGCCGACGCTGCCTGCTTGCTTGTTGACGTTTTCTCTGCTGTTTCAAAGGTTGATCCTGTGGACGGGATAA